A single genomic interval of Candidatus Latescibacter sp. harbors:
- the mrdA gene encoding penicillin-binding protein 2 has translation MFGNSPQAEDRIGQRRLLPLLALCFGMMFVLVLRLFQLQVLHGSDFSIMSDLTRLNRVVVEAPRGSILDRNGLVFAENGLSYSITMDPMEGKKVEKSIPLLASFCGFPPDELIQKVKDTRRKKIHTPVKLFKDANFKLLSIVEEHKSELPGLDSEIDQRRSYPNGLLASHVIGYMGELNQNEFNELGSKGYYYGQSIGRDGLEQRYESMLKGKNGTKFQEKNYLNRILKDSKEIKPDPPEAGKSIWLTIDMRLQMAAEQAFGDTVLGALVAIDPRNGEILAMLSLPNYDPNEFTHVMTAGRVDSLFNDPRKPLFNRAIQATYPPGSTFKPLTALAGLESGFGEQTRFSACHGSYSFGGRPFKCWKAGGHGSLNMSDAITNSCNVYFYQLGYKVGIEHWQTMAKILGIGEITGVDLEGEAKGRLPTLDYYKETRKYYSPGIMLNLAIGQGENDVTLLQLVRYVGIIATAGVKTTPHLILGQGAKPERVIGISPESFDVVRRGMLGVVEQGTARSMQITGHLIAGKTGTAQNPHGADHKIFVGFAPYDNPTIAVACVAENAGDMVPSRAVIIVKRMLDEYFNHAMEISAAANQ, from the coding sequence TCGGGAACTCACCACAGGCCGAAGATAGGATCGGCCAGAGAAGGCTTCTGCCTCTTTTGGCGCTGTGTTTCGGAATGATGTTTGTACTGGTCCTCCGGCTGTTCCAGCTGCAGGTTCTCCACGGGAGCGATTTCAGTATCATGTCCGATCTTACCCGGCTGAACCGTGTGGTGGTCGAGGCGCCGCGCGGCTCCATCCTGGATCGGAACGGTTTGGTTTTTGCCGAAAACGGTTTGAGCTATTCCATTACCATGGATCCCATGGAAGGCAAAAAGGTCGAAAAAAGCATCCCTCTCCTGGCTTCATTTTGCGGTTTTCCGCCGGATGAACTCATCCAGAAAGTAAAGGATACCCGCCGTAAAAAGATACATACTCCGGTGAAGCTGTTTAAGGACGCCAATTTCAAGCTGCTTTCGATCGTGGAGGAACACAAGAGTGAATTGCCCGGCCTGGATAGTGAAATCGATCAGCGTCGGAGCTATCCCAACGGTCTTCTTGCCAGTCACGTGATCGGGTATATGGGGGAACTGAACCAGAATGAATTCAACGAACTGGGAAGCAAGGGATACTATTATGGCCAGTCGATAGGCAGGGACGGCCTTGAGCAGCGCTATGAAAGCATGCTCAAGGGAAAGAACGGCACCAAATTCCAGGAAAAGAATTACCTTAACCGGATTCTGAAAGATTCCAAGGAAATCAAACCGGATCCACCCGAAGCCGGGAAGAGCATCTGGCTCACCATCGATATGCGTTTGCAGATGGCGGCGGAACAGGCCTTCGGAGACACTGTACTGGGGGCTTTGGTTGCCATCGATCCAAGGAATGGTGAAATCCTTGCCATGCTCTCACTGCCGAATTACGACCCCAACGAATTCACTCATGTTATGACCGCGGGAAGGGTTGACTCCCTGTTCAATGATCCCCGCAAACCTCTTTTCAACCGTGCGATACAGGCTACCTATCCGCCTGGCTCCACATTCAAACCTCTGACCGCGCTTGCCGGTCTGGAAAGCGGGTTCGGTGAGCAGACCAGGTTTTCCGCCTGCCACGGTTCCTATTCGTTCGGAGGGCGGCCGTTCAAATGCTGGAAAGCCGGAGGGCACGGTTCTCTCAACATGTCGGACGCGATAACCAATTCCTGCAATGTGTATTTTTACCAACTGGGATACAAAGTCGGAATCGAGCACTGGCAAACCATGGCTAAAATTCTGGGGATCGGAGAGATAACGGGGGTCGATCTGGAAGGGGAAGCAAAGGGGCGGCTTCCCACTCTGGATTATTATAAAGAAACAAGAAAGTATTATTCGCCTGGGATCATGCTGAATCTGGCCATCGGACAGGGGGAAAATGATGTGACGCTCCTGCAGCTTGTCCGCTATGTGGGAATAATCGCAACCGCGGGGGTCAAAACGACTCCTCACCTGATTCTGGGACAAGGGGCCAAGCCGGAAAGAGTTATCGGAATCTCGCCGGAATCGTTCGATGTAGTAAGAAGAGGAATGCTCGGAGTGGTAGAGCAAGGCACCGCACGGTCCATGCAGATTACCGGGCATCTCATTGCAGGTAAAACCGGCACTGCGCAGAATCCGCACGGCGCCGATCATAAGATTTTTGTCGGATTCGCACCCTATGATAATCCCACCATTGCAGTGGCCTGCGTGGCTGAAAATGCCGGGGATATGGTTCCTTCCCGGGCAGTGATAATTGTGAAGAGAATGCTTGATGAGTATTTCAACCATGCCATGGAAATTTCGGCGGCTGCCAACCAATGA
- the rodA gene encoding rod shape-determining protein RodA, giving the protein MSKILDRSLDRGLAIAVLLILLIGVVMIHSASRGENVESSLIWIKQIAWALISIGIMAVIIHIPVKYIYAFAYIFYVLMFFCLILVDLFGSSAGGSERWLKFGPLRFQPSEFMKVAVILALARYMSFKKNKPTTYVKCLIPALLILFPMGMVLLQPDLGTSMVFCALIFPMLYWAGLDSLRLFFLLAPILSAIFAAPFIPWFNWVTWVIFMFFLLGVLYYTRQTLTGMGLVISANILAGIATPIAFNCLKPYQQERITTFIKPEADPLGAGYQIIHSKVAIGSGGIIGKGIGNGKYTELGFLPRSHTDFIFAVIGEELGFIGAVIIIGIISYIAYRGIRIASSIRNPFMSLAAIGISTVFIFHVYVNVGMAIGIMPVTGIPLPFLSYGGSSCLSNAVMVGLLLNFSVNRHEF; this is encoded by the coding sequence ATGAGCAAGATACTGGACAGAAGCCTGGACCGTGGACTGGCGATCGCAGTCCTTCTTATCCTCCTCATCGGTGTGGTCATGATCCACAGCGCAAGCCGTGGGGAGAATGTCGAATCCTCGCTTATATGGATAAAGCAGATCGCCTGGGCGCTGATCTCCATCGGAATCATGGCGGTCATCATTCACATTCCGGTTAAATACATCTATGCTTTCGCCTATATCTTCTACGTTCTCATGTTTTTCTGCCTGATTCTGGTGGATTTGTTCGGCTCCTCCGCAGGAGGTTCCGAGCGCTGGCTTAAGTTCGGGCCGCTCCGGTTCCAGCCCTCCGAATTCATGAAAGTGGCGGTCATATTGGCCCTGGCGCGTTACATGTCTTTCAAGAAAAACAAGCCGACCACCTATGTCAAATGCCTTATCCCGGCCCTTTTGATTCTCTTTCCCATGGGGATGGTGCTCCTGCAGCCGGACCTGGGAACATCCATGGTTTTCTGCGCCCTGATTTTCCCCATGCTCTACTGGGCCGGTCTGGACAGTCTTCGTCTTTTCTTTCTGCTTGCGCCGATACTCTCCGCGATCTTTGCAGCTCCATTCATCCCCTGGTTTAACTGGGTGACCTGGGTCATATTCATGTTCTTTCTCCTTGGGGTGCTCTACTATACACGCCAGACTCTTACCGGCATGGGGCTGGTCATCAGCGCCAACATCCTCGCCGGGATTGCAACTCCCATTGCCTTTAATTGTTTAAAGCCTTACCAGCAGGAGCGGATAACCACATTCATCAAACCCGAAGCCGATCCCCTGGGCGCCGGTTACCAGATTATCCACTCCAAGGTGGCGATCGGGTCCGGCGGAATCATCGGAAAGGGCATCGGAAACGGGAAATATACTGAACTCGGGTTTCTTCCGCGGTCTCATACCGATTTCATTTTTGCAGTGATCGGTGAAGAACTGGGATTTATCGGCGCAGTGATTATCATCGGCATTATTTCTTACATCGCCTACCGGGGGATCAGGATTGCCTCATCTATCAGGAATCCCTTTATGTCGCTCGCCGCGATCGGGATATCCACCGTGTTCATATTCCATGTATATGTGAATGTCGGTATGGCTATCGGAATCATGCCGGTCACCGGAATCCCGCTTCCGTTCCTGTCCTATGGGGGCTCATCGTGCCTGTCCAACGCTGTCATGGTCGGGCTTCTTTTGAATTTCAGTGTGAACCGTCACGAATTTTAA
- the lgt gene encoding prolipoprotein diacylglyceryl transferase yields the protein MHPIIFSIGPFAVRGYGLMLAIGFFAGILFAAWRAKKMGENPDHVFNLSVWLVISSLLGARIYYIITHFSEFRAGESYPLFERLLIEFKRMFWPVGSDGQVGISGLIFLGGLILATITAVLYLRSYNLNLLKYLDIMGPSIALGESFTRIGCFLNGCCFGHPTHSPFGIIFPDSSAAGAYFPGAPIHPTQLYNSLAGLVIFGLLLWLERFKKFDGFTALMYFMLYSAGRFTIDFFRYYEESMQVLGLSQNQILSLIIFVVSAVFLVYFYRKAVSEKRTFSV from the coding sequence ATGCATCCAATCATTTTTTCCATCGGTCCCTTCGCTGTCAGGGGTTACGGGCTTATGCTCGCCATAGGCTTTTTCGCCGGAATCCTGTTTGCCGCCTGGCGGGCAAAGAAAATGGGAGAGAATCCCGACCATGTTTTTAACCTTTCGGTATGGCTGGTGATCTCTTCACTCCTTGGCGCGCGAATCTACTATATAATTACCCATTTCAGCGAGTTCAGAGCCGGCGAATCCTATCCCCTGTTCGAGCGTCTTTTGATAGAATTCAAAAGAATGTTCTGGCCGGTCGGTTCCGACGGCCAGGTTGGCATCAGCGGGCTCATTTTCCTGGGGGGGCTGATTCTCGCCACCATAACGGCAGTACTATATCTCCGTTCCTATAACCTGAATCTGCTCAAGTATCTGGATATCATGGGTCCTTCCATCGCGCTTGGAGAATCCTTTACCAGAATAGGATGTTTTCTGAACGGATGCTGTTTCGGCCATCCGACCCATTCGCCGTTCGGGATTATTTTTCCTGATTCAAGTGCGGCCGGAGCATATTTCCCCGGCGCTCCCATTCACCCCACCCAGCTTTATAATTCCCTGGCTGGGCTTGTTATTTTCGGTCTCCTTCTATGGCTGGAGCGGTTTAAAAAATTTGACGGGTTCACAGCCCTCATGTATTTCATGCTTTATTCGGCTGGAAGATTTACGATCGATTTCTTCCGGTACTACGAGGAGAGCATGCAGGTGCTCGGTCTTTCACAGAATCAGATTTTGAGCCTCATAATTTTTGTTGTGAGCGCAGTTTTTCTAGTATATTTTTACCGAAAAGCCGTTTCCGAAAAGAGAACTTTTTCCGTCTGA
- a CDS encoding CopG family transcriptional regulator → MKNRIKYADEPLGELRIIKDFLPSPDQLVLHEENVKITISLKKSSVEFFKKEAQKHHTSYQKMIRQVIDIYTSHYQKNA, encoded by the coding sequence ATGAAGAACAGAATAAAATATGCTGATGAACCGCTGGGTGAATTGAGAATCATTAAAGATTTTCTCCCTTCCCCGGATCAGTTGGTCTTACATGAAGAAAACGTGAAGATAACAATCTCCCTGAAAAAATCGAGTGTAGAGTTTTTCAAGAAAGAAGCGCAAAAGCATCATACATCATATCAAAAAATGATTAGACAGGTTATTGATATATATACTTCTCATTATCAGAAGAATGCCTGA
- a CDS encoding type II toxin-antitoxin system RelE/ParE family toxin, which produces MDREVVWTNPAWDDVEEIADYIARDSAYYAAAFIEEMKETAISLSGFAERGQVVPEFSEESIRELLVRSYRLIYKISENRVSILAIIHCAQRPWRY; this is translated from the coding sequence ATGGACAGAGAAGTAGTATGGACGAATCCTGCATGGGATGATGTGGAAGAAATCGCCGATTACATTGCCAGGGATTCTGCATACTATGCGGCTGCGTTTATCGAGGAAATGAAAGAAACAGCCATTTCCCTTTCTGGATTTGCTGAACGAGGTCAGGTCGTTCCGGAATTCAGCGAGGAATCGATACGGGAATTATTGGTAAGATCCTATCGTCTCATCTACAAAATATCAGAGAACCGTGTCAGTATCTTGGCGATTATACACTGTGCACAACGACCATGGAGATACTGA